TAAAGAAAGGGTTTGTTACATCTGCTCCTGACCCTGCTTTAATTCCTGAAAGTGCTATAGATAAAGCTATTAAAACTCCTCCACATACAACAAGTGGTAACATATGAGAAACACCATTCATTAAATGTTTATATACTCCTGTTTTTTCCTTTTTTGGAGCTTCTTTTTGTCCTGATGAAGTTGCTATATAAACTTCTCCCTCTCCATTTAGAGCTTTTTCAATTAATTCTTTAGGAGCTCTTATAGCCTGTTTCACTGGAACTTGAATAACTTTTTTTCCAGCAAATCTATCCATATCTATTGTTTTATCTGCTGCTACTATTACTCCTGTTGCTCTTTTTATATCTTCTGGTGTAAGTTCATTTTTTACTCCAACACTTCCATTTGTTTCTACTTTTACTTCTACTCCTAACTCTTTTCCTTTATTAGCTAATGAATCTGCAGCCATATATGTATGAGCTATTCCAACTGGACAAGCAGTTACTGCTACTACGAATCCCTCTCTTTTTTCTATATTTGTTGCTTCAACTTTTTTCTCTTCATCCAATATAGCTATTATCTCATCTTCTGTTTTAGCATTTTCTAATTTTTCTCTTACTTCATCATCTAATAATTTATTAGTTAACTTAGATAATGTTTCAATATGAGAATCTGTTGCATCCTCTGGAGCTGCTATCATAAAGAATAATTTTGATGGCTCTCCATCTAATGAATCAAAATCTATTCCTTCTGATCTTCCAAAAGCTACTGCTGGTTTTCTTACAGCTTTAGTTTTTCCATGTGGAATTGCAATTCCCTCTTCTAATCCAGTAGAAGATGTTGCTTCTCTTTCTTTCACTACTTTTAAAAATTCCTCTTTATTTTCTAATGCTCCACCATCATTTAATACTTCTACTAATTCTTTTAATACTTCATCTTTTGTTTTCCCTGTTAGTTTTAGTTTTATATACTGTTTCTCTAACATTTTTTCACTCCCTCATATTTTTTATTTTTATACTCTAACTATACATTATGTTTCATTTTATTGTCAAATTAGCTATTTTTATTTTTTTGTTTCGTCTATTTTAGTATTTTTATTTTTTTATTCTATATTTTTTAATTTTTGTTTCGTCTATTTTTATGGTAAAATATAAAAAAATTATTAAAAAAAATTTTTTCTTGGAGGAAAAACTTGGATTTTAAAATTTCTAAACAAAATATAATTATAGATAAAAGAACTTCTAGATTAGAAAATACTATTTTTTTAAACATATTAAATAAAATAGAATCTAATTTAAAAGAGGATATAAGTTTAAATATAGGTGATTTTAAAAAAATAACTGCTGAAGAGTTAGAAATTGGCTTAAAAGGACTTATGGAAAAATATATATCATACTCTTATATAGATGATAACAATGAAACTATCTCTTATTATTTTCCACATATTAATTTTTTTATGAAACGAGGAAATGAGTTTTTTATTTCAGTTCCTTCTACAATTATTAATGCTTTTAAAAAAAATAGTATTGAAAACCAATTATCTCTAAAAACATTTTTCTATTTTAGAAAAAAATCATCCCATAATTTTTTTAATTTAGTTTTAAAAAATAACTCTGAAAATATTAATCTAACCTTAACTTTAGAAAATTTAAAAGAAATTTTTAATGTTAAAGAAGAAGCTTATGATCGATTCTTTGATTTTGAAAAAGCCTTACTTAAACCTTTAGTTCAAAGTATTAATACCCATTCAGATTTTACTCTTGTTTATCATAAAATTAAAAAGGGAGAATCTAAAAATAATAAGGTTACAGCTATTGAATTTATTTTAAACAATAAATCTCTTATTGAGAAAAGTGCTGAAACTAACTATTTAATTCAACTTATTAAAAATAATATCACTGATTATAAAAAGATATGGGAGTGTATTAATTCATGTATAAATGAGATTGGATTTATTCAATGTAAAAGAGCTATTTTATTTTTAAAAGAAAACAGTTTATATCTCTCTGATGACGAGCTTATTAACTATTTAAATAGAAAAGGTGAGAATATAGAAGAGATTTTACAGCTTAATAACCATACCCTTATAAAAGAGAAAATTGCCCTTTATAAAGACATTGCTGCTTTTACTAAAACTATCTACAATATAATGATTGGCTACAACTTTTACTACTCATTAAATTTTAAATTTTTGAAAGATATAAAAGAATTTAAAGAGGGAGATACTTTTTTCTATAGAGATGATAACTACATAGTCTTTGGAACATACCTTGAAAATCGAGGAAGTTTTAAAATATTTCAAACACAAAATTAAATTTTGCACAATAAAAGGGACTAACAACATAGTCCCTTTATATTTTTACATATATCTTAATTTTAAGTAAATTCCAGCTAATACTAAAGTTTGTACTGCTATTAATGCACCAAACTTTAAGAACTTAACGAAGTCTATTTTACATCCTGATTTTGCTGCAACACCAACTGCTACTACGTTTGTTGCTGAACCTAGAATTGTAATATTTCCACCTAAACAAGATCCAAATGATAATGCCCACCAAAGTGCTGATGTGTCCATCCCTTTAAATGTAGGTGCCATAACATCTATAATCTTTGAAATAGTTGCTGCATTGGCAACGTTTCCAATTACCGATGTAAATAGTGCTGATAAAGTCATTATAGACATTGTTGCAAACTCAAAGTTCCCTTTTGTTAGAGCAATCATCTTATCACTTACTATA
The genomic region above belongs to Candidatus Cetobacterium colombiensis and contains:
- a CDS encoding PTS fructose transporter subunit IIABC, with translation MLEKQYIKLKLTGKTKDEVLKELVEVLNDGGALENKEEFLKVVKEREATSSTGLEEGIAIPHGKTKAVRKPAVAFGRSEGIDFDSLDGEPSKLFFMIAAPEDATDSHIETLSKLTNKLLDDEVREKLENAKTEDEIIAILDEEKKVEATNIEKREGFVVAVTACPVGIAHTYMAADSLANKGKELGVEVKVETNGSVGVKNELTPEDIKRATGVIVAADKTIDMDRFAGKKVIQVPVKQAIRAPKELIEKALNGEGEVYIATSSGQKEAPKKEKTGVYKHLMNGVSHMLPLVVCGGVLIALSIALSGIKAGSGADVTNPFFKAMLDLGATAFGLMIPILSGYIAMSIADRPGLAPGLVGGALANTVGAGFLGGMVAGFAAGYIAKWVKSWNVPEGLKPIMPIFVIPLVSTALVGVVMYFIGAPISGFMNMLTDVLKGMEAGSVFLALILGCMISFDMGGPINKVAFLFGSAMITQGVPTVMGPIAVAICIPPISMGLATMMAPKNYEVGEREAGKAAFAMGLIGITEGAIPFAAADPFRVIPSIMVGSGVGAMIAAIGKVADHAPHGGPIVLPVVDNKLMFIIAIVAGSLISAIMVNVLKKFKK
- a CDS encoding replication initiation protein; translated protein: MDFKISKQNIIIDKRTSRLENTIFLNILNKIESNLKEDISLNIGDFKKITAEELEIGLKGLMEKYISYSYIDDNNETISYYFPHINFFMKRGNEFFISVPSTIINAFKKNSIENQLSLKTFFYFRKKSSHNFFNLVLKNNSENINLTLTLENLKEIFNVKEEAYDRFFDFEKALLKPLVQSINTHSDFTLVYHKIKKGESKNNKVTAIEFILNNKSLIEKSAETNYLIQLIKNNITDYKKIWECINSCINEIGFIQCKRAILFLKENSLYLSDDELINYLNRKGENIEEILQLNNHTLIKEKIALYKDIAAFTKTIYNIMIGYNFYYSLNFKFLKDIKEFKEGDTFFYRDDNYIVFGTYLENRGSFKIFQTQN